TGGTGTAAAAGCTGCTTACTGCACggtaagttactgtgcaataagttactgtgcagtaaatgcacatgtaaacatgcccaatgCTTTCCTTCTCTTTGGGTGCCTTCTGCTGCTAGTGCTCTCCTCCACTGTGTCTAGAGTTGCTGTTAGAGTCTCAGATGCCATGTTTGAGGGTCTTGTCCTGGCTCTACTGTATTGCAACCTTTTGTAGGGCTGGTTGTTGCATTCCCTTCTGGTTGTCTTATCGTTGTCCTTCGGTAAGAGGCACCCTGAGCTCTTTCTGTTTTCCCCAAGCCAGAAACACCAGGTCTCTTCAAGAGATACTCATTTTGAAGAACTTGCTTAAGCCATCATTGCTCCCATGGCCAAGAACAACTTATGTGTGGTCAGCCTTACCTATCAGCTAGGCCATAGACTGAAGAAGGGGCCAAAATTATAGGATCCCTGTTGGCCAAGTAAAGCTGTAGCTTGTGTGGCTGTTTCCATCCTCTAAGAGAGATGTCCACAAGATCATAACGCATCTGTTTTGGGCTCAACAGATCACCACCAAGTGGGGCTTTGTCACCTGGCAAGCCACAGACAGAAGCTGCAGCCCTGAAAAAACATTTTCATGTTCTGTACTTACACAAATTAAGGTGCTACTATGGGAAGAGGGATTTACAaagcataaaaagaaataaggtaaCTTAACTAACTCTCAGGTAACTAACTCTCATTTGTGCCTTTGAATATTATCCCTGGTCGTCGTAATACTGCATCTTTACAGTTATCTGTAATCTCTTCTGGGAGGTCAGGATGACATCTTTCTCTCCCCAGTATATACTGTATTTAACAGTTCTCTGGTAGCCTTTTCCCCATTTGGAGGCAAGAGTCATGGGCCATTTCTGGTCATGGGATATTGGACGGACTATAGCAGTGGTCTGGCATAGTGGCACGGTAAATTCTGTTGTGGAAATTCGCCTGACAGGTGGCTCAGGATCTCAGTCACCAACCCGGGCTCTCCTCCTGCTCTGGCTGACTCTGATGTGCCCTCAGGGGCCACATGTTGAAACTGGTCCTTGGGACTGTCTCCTTGTTCCAGCATCTGCCTCTTGGCCTGCTCTGTCTCAGGAGCATGGGGATTTTCCAGCAGTCCATGTAGCTCATTCTCCAACTGCAGAACAGCTGGTAGCATGAAGCCAGAGTCCAAGATCCAGTTAGCTGCTTACTTTTCTAGAGAAACCAAGGCTTCAGGAGCAAGTCCAGATCTCAGAACTTTACTGCTGGCTTTCAGACTGGGTTTCTATGCTATACTGCTATTCAACTAAACCCATCTTGCATCACAAAGATTTTCTTTCCACTAACTTGCTCATTTGATGAACCTCTGCCCTTTGTATTTGGGAGATGGGTAAATACAGACATCAGGACCCACACGCACAGTTCTGCCAACGGAAAGGAGCAGCGTACATGCTGGTCATCATCAGCCTTGAAATCACTTTAGCTTAGAAAAGGAACCACATAGTCTATTATTTCCCTCATATATATTTCTTAAACTGAAGGCATGGGGTGGTTGTAACAGAATACCATACTCCTTACTATATGGTAAGTAGGCATGACTGGCATCGCAATAtggcagcttcctgctgccagtttGTACGTacttattttatttctttctgaaTGCCACAGCCTTTCCAATATTTCTGTGGTGGGTGACAGAATGCAAAGGAACCTCCCTGGGCCTCTCAAAATCAATGGGGTTAGAGCAGGGAAGAATTTGACCCATTTTTCTTTAACTTTCTCTAAAATTTGCTGTCATTTCTCCTGTAGTGGTACTCCAGCTTCTCTGCCTGATGGCTTTGCAGACTATAACAAAACTCTGCCTCTGGTTATATTGTCTTTTAGTCTGTGCCAACAAAAAGCCTCAAGTGCGCTATAAAAAGGCATTGAGTTATGCCTTTATAACACAAATAAAAACTGAGCTGCATGACTGGCATGGAGAGGCCAGGAGAAAACTTGTGTCATGCTGCCTCCTTTACAACTCAGCTTACTGAAGAACTCAGCCCAGACAAAACAGACCGTGCGATACAAGAGACCATCCCCTCCACTTGTGCTGGTGCTCAGTGGTCCCTTTGCTGAAGTAACATTGAACTAGGGTCTTGTCAAGTCCAGTGGAGATCCAAGCTTCTCCGATGGAAACGTCTGAAATTCATCCACCCTGGAGTTGGACCAGTGACCAATCCTGCAGAAGTGGTCCTCAAAGCCTCTGTCTGCTTATCATTTCTTATAATCCACCAAAGCTTCCTTCTTTCTGTCATCAGCTCCCATATGTAAGACTGAGGGGCTCCTGAGCCCTGCTTAATGACAGAAGGCATTTGGTTTGCAAAAAAGCTCGGCTGTGGCTCATCTCCAGGACAAAGAAGCTCAAGAACCAAGTTTCCTTTCTCAGGTATACTTTGCCTCCACCTACTGAGATATGAATGCCTCTGAAGAATGCAATAAGCTCTTGTAACAAGATGGCAGATGGGGTTGCAGTCTTTATTGCTCATAATGTGACTCCTACTAAAGTCCTAGAAGTTAGTCCCCTTCGCACGTGCCAGCAAGCTCCTATGCCCCAAAAGGAAGATAAGCAAGGCCTCTTCCCTGTCTTCTCTTTACCTGACACAGGCAAATGGTGAATTAATTAAAGAGTATTTGCTCCTCTTCATTATTGGCTTGCCAAAGTAGCTGAGCCTgtgtcagtgggtgtgtctacacatgcatttatgttgGCTTAAAATTACTGCGCagcaaattactgagcagtaagcgagaataggcaggcatctacatgtgcaagcattaaagcacattaatgctgtgtatggagtgatttgggagtaaagttactcccaagtcagtccacacacacagtgttactgcacagtaaggtgtttACACGTGTGTTACtacgcagtaactaattgggcataaatttcatacgtgcataatgcaggtatgaaatttatgctcaagtcagtatAAGttgatatttactgcacagtatgggtgtgcacatgtagaagcgTGTCCgtactgagcagtaatttcacttactgagcagtaaatgcgcATGAGTATATGCACCCAGTGACTGGTGATATAGGCCAGGAGAATATTACAGTCATGTTGATGATGATGACCTAGAGGGGTTACGTTAATTAAGAGCTTTATGGATTCAATTCAGAATTTTCTTAACCATGTTAGCAgaacacaatatttttttttttttatggaaaattgatttttttcttgtcaAGCACCTACGAATCTTTTgcaagagaaatgaaaaaaaaagtgcaaaaataATTGGTACTTTTTAGCATGCTCTAACTGCTGATATTTTATGGGCATGAAGACATACCTCTCTTGAACATAGTCCAGTTGTGAGTTGAACAGCTCGTTGTCACCAAGAACAGAACATACTGTCCTTTTGCTTCTCTTGTGTCAACCAGTCGTCAtctatatttttgttttgctacaACTATGGTGTTTGCTCATGACATCACTGGGTGATTGGTTCCTTTGATAAAAATCAATACAGTTGTATGTAAAGCAACCTAACGTGGAACTGCattgcattttcaaaagcatgtatTGAACAAACATTGGTTCTATTTAAATCTAAACAGacaaaggccacatccagacatgcatgggCGTTTGCTTCCCTGGGGGCAACTAGCGGTAGCACACCTTATGTGGTCACTGGGTggccctggggaatgcctgtgccatgtacGCTCTGGCGTGCGGCAAGTTACCCTGTGTGGGATAGGGGAAAGTGGGGCTAGCACTGGGATGGTCCCAGCAGCATtacctgggggtctcctggggctacAACTGCATCGCTTCTGCCatgcggagcctggctggcagaggaatgtggctctggctggtcaGGCTTCAGCTTTGGGCAGCGCATGCTGTTGCCACAtgtgccactccactttttttcaGTGGGTTTGCTTGACCCCTtcatatctaggggtcaaaaaaacccccttcAAGCTGCTCcattgcagcatggagaacaactgaaagTGTAGTATGCGGCACCGCAGACGCGTCTGCATAGCCACGCTGTGTTTGAAAACTCCTAGTAATCAATGCCTAGGGGCCGCATACCTAACAAAACTTGGACAGAATAGAAACCATTCATGTTCTGCTGTGCTACTGGTTGCATAGGTTGGGGAGAAAATGAAAACACGTTGCAAGTGCTACATAGCCATATTGTTTGGGGGGTAGAGGTATGAAGAGTAGCATGGTGATTTCTTCGAGCAAGAAAACATCTTACTTAGTAGTGAGGGGCATGCATAAAAGAAATGATAGTTAAATGCAATGCCGGCAATGTAGATACCTATAGGAGTGAGTTTCTAATATGTTTTCTGATTTATATCTTGGTTATTATATAACTAAACTATTTTTTATGGAGGTGAATTTCAATCTGTAAGAGGTACTGCTCCTGTCTACGTATAGCTGTGCTTGGTTGACAATCAAGAACATTCTCCTGGCTGGCTTTTTCTGGCTCctatattcatttatttttttcaaatctaAGATTCTGTAAAACTAAAATTGAAGCAGAAAAGCCAAGCTTGTTTTCTGTCATTTACTAGAGCAACTAAGTGAAACAAATTATAGTACAGGGAGGACTTAGAAAATGAAATGAgagtaaattaaatattttaaaagtaggtTAAAATTAAGTAGGTATAAAGCTGGGATGTTTTCAAGTGCATCTGTGATAAAGACTAGCTCTAAATGTAGCACAGCAAATTACACTAAAATCACATGAGAGACCTGACTTATCCTTATTTTTCTACTTGCTTGGAAATGGATGTCTCACAGTACAGAACATAGCTGGCATGTATATCGATTACCATTATCTGCTCTGATTTCCATCTGAAAAGAAACTACGCTGAAGGTCATCAGTGAGCAACCAAGCTGAGAGATTTTAGTCTCCCTGGTAAACACAAATTAGTGGATTTAGcatcttgtttttatttaattttcacaGTCCCTGTGAACTTGATAAACTATTTTCACAAATTCTGTGTTCTAAAAATTTAATTGCACTTTTATTCTTGTGTTCTGAGTTAATTATATGGCAACCCAAGTTTATCTTTTATATATTAAATCTAGCAAGTACTCTTTTAACAATCAATTGATATTTAATTACAATAGAGTAGCTGCCCTATTAAATCTAAATTAAATGCTCATTCAAGACTATTAAAATGTTACTGGGCTAGCCAATACCAAATGCAATACGATCCAGTATAAACTATTGTGCAGTTGATTTTCCAAAGGTGTTCTGTAGacctgaaaagaaaaaacaaacaaacctcagaTGACATTTTTGGGGAATTAACAAAATTGCTTTTTTCAAATTTGATTTTTAACAAATGATAACTAATCTGAAGTGACTCTTCTGTGTCTCATAGCTTGAGCGTAATGGTTTAAGACTTACAGAATCCACAAGAATTGCAGACTGTGCACCACAAGAGTCTCAAAGATTGCCTGGTAtgataaggatctcccaacccTGGTCACCGAGCAaggcctgggagctccctgctgccagtgcaggggacattgtccccacccaggttCTGGTGTCAGAGCTTGCCCCAGCAACAGGCAActcccaggggcaaggagcaatgtcccaggtcccaccaggagacagctgtttcctgccccctgctctctgctagcccctgggctagcacccagggagagcctagagctccctctggctgctgcagaggcccaGTGCAGGGCCGCAGGGAgcgggagcagtctgctgcttggAGCACAAAATTCTTCCCACacccctgcacgtgtagatgtgtgcctgggagaatttactctagagtaccttactctagagtaaactgctcctggattatttgcatgtgCAGCTGTGCCTGGAGACTCCCTAACTTCTGTACATAGCCTGTTCAAATGattctgagggtttttttcctctcttttttccttGGAAGAGATGGTGTTTGCTGACTTGTTGTTTTGGGATGGGGAGAAATATGTTtagcttttctctccttttctttgtgTGACAGGGGTTTCTTTTGGTGTGgtgttggttgtttttgtttgttcttttaaagATGAAGATGGCAATTGCTTGAGAAGTTTCCAACTATAGTCAGAGAAATGAGGATGATGGAGTGTGGAAAATGCGGGATGGTTATCATCTTCACGTAACATCAGCTATATATGCATGAAGTCTTGCATGACAGCACTCATGAGAGAGAAGATCAAAGGGTTGTCAATGCAGCTGAACAGAATGATGGAGCAATTTGAACATGAGAAGGAAGACAGGAGAAGTGAAGCTGAACAGACAAATAATAAGCCCTGCTGAAAAAATGAACCAGTGGGCTCACCATCAAATAAGTGAGGCTACTGATAGAGGCATATGACCAggagagcaaggaaaaaaaactgaCTGAGTAGTAGAGAGGAAATAAGGCTAAGGAACTGGATTAACATGTTAGAACATGCAGGTGAGAAAGCAGGCAAGATCAgagttttcatagatgttagggctggaagggacctcacaacatcattgggtccagccccctgcccaaagggcaggaagtcagctggggtcataggatcccagcgaggtgagcatccaggtgtttcttgaacatatccagagtaggtacttgcaccacttcagggggggagtctattccagactctgaagCCTTGGGaagtaaatatgtttttccttatgtcatcTAAAACGGTcttctagcagtttgtgaccatcagaccttgtcttcccttgcagtgctgtggtgaacagatgttctcccagttcctgatgcacaccccttatgtacttataggctgccaccaagtccccccgagccttctcttctccaggctgaagagtcccatacctctcctcataagacctgcTGTCTTGACTTCtaaacatagatttcatagacattagggctggaagggcccttggaagatcatcgagtccagccttctgccccaggggcaggaagtcagctgggatcaaagaatccaaatgtctcttaaaggagtccagagtaggtgcttgtaccacctgtggaggcagtctattccaggccttgggggctcggacagtaaagaagtttttccttatgcccagccaaaaatggtcttggaggattTGTGactatttgaccttgtcatcccttggggcgctctggtaagcaggagttcccccagatcctgatgtacacctatcagatacttataggcagccaccaggtccccccctgagcctgcgcttttccagcctgaagagtcccatggctctcagtctgttATCATAGGGTATGTTCTCCTGCTctctctaatcatgtgtgtggctctcttctggactttctcaagcttccacatccttttaaaattgtggagcccagaaatcaatgcagtactccagctgcagcctcaacaaggccaagtaaagtgggaggatgatttcttgggtcttgctttagatgcatcagtagatgcaagccagagttttatttgctctgTTGACTGTGGCATCgcattgttggctcatgttcatcctgtgatcaatcatgagccccaagtctctttcagtcatggtgatAGTAGTGCTAGATCAGATGAACTGATGGCACAGAAAGAAACCAACCCCACTATGGCTACCAGTCCTGAGCAACATTGTTTCTCCTCATATCCAATGggaagttgcaactagcaagctaCTGGAGAAGATCTATGCCAATCCAAGCCTGCCACTGTACGATGATCTCTTAAATCCACTTGCTGCATGTCTGTCATCACGACACCCACTGCTGCACTGGGACTGCATGGAAGAGACCCTCTGGTATGAGGAATGGAGGTCAACGTCTCCACCAAACAAGTTCCTTCTCACAGATCTAAAGTCTGGCCCCTGTCTTCAACCTGCCATGCCACTGGTGGGCCTTGCTGGACAGATAAGGTGGATAAGGTCAGATGGAAACACCTGAAATATTTACAAACCAATGCAAAGTCTGGGTAACAGGAAGGAGAAACAGGAACTCTCTTTGTGGAACGTGAAATCAGgcattataaaaataataagtGCAGTAGAATAGCAGCCATGACTAGAACATGGATATCACTGGATACAAGCTGCTTAGGAAAGGGATTGATTGTAATGAAACACAATGTAATGGTATAGATGCAACAGGATTtatccttgggcccacactgttcaacatcttgatcagcgacttggatgagggggtgaaaaacaccttgttcaaattcctggatgatactaagatgtggggagaagtgagcatgctagtggagagggacaggctacaactagacctggataggttacagaggtgggtggatgagaacaggatgggtttcaacagtgacaagtgcaaggtgctgcacctggggaggaagaaccagcagcagacctacaggctggggaactcccctctcatcagcacagaagcagaaaaggatcttggagccattattgatgccaagatgaacatgggccgccaatgtgaggatccAGTCAGTAAGGCttaccgcaccttgtcatgcatctacaggtacaacatgagcaggtccaaggaggtgttcctccccctctatgcgtcactggtcaggccacagttggagtactgcgtccagttctgggtgccacacttcaggagggatgtggacagcatcgagagggtccagaggagggccacctgcatgatcagggggcagcagggcaggccctacaaggggaggctgagggacctgaacctgctcagcctccacaagagaaggctgaaaggggacctggtggccatctataaacttaccaaggaggaccagcagggaacaggagagaccctgttcccccgagcactaccaggagtaactaggaataatggccataagttgactgaaagtaggttcaggctagacatcaggaggcgctacttcacagtcagggcggctaggatctggaaccaacttccaagggaagtggtactcacttctaccctaggggtcttcaaaagaaggctggataatcacctagccggggtcgtttgaccccagcatcctttcctgcccatggcagggggttggacttgatgacctgctcaggtcccttccaaccctaccaactatgaaactatgcatgaCAATCACATTAGGAAAAGAGAGTGAAAAGGGCCCAATAGCGACTGTGTTTGAGGGTTTACTGCAGAACCCCTGGTTTAGGCTTTGAAATGGACTCAGATCCCTGTGACTGTTTGGGAAAGTGTAGTGGTAGTAGAGATTGTGCAATTACAGGACATTTTAACTTCCCTGATACAAAGCAGACAGCAAATGCAGTCGATATTGTGCTACTGGGGCTGAGAGAGCTGATAGATGTCTCTACCCAATGGCTGCTATACCAATGAGAAGCAATGGTATCCTAGATTTGGTTTGCACACAGAGTGATACCAGGAGCTATCAAACTGGCTGGCCAACCAGAGAGTTTGAGGCGGAGGAGCGGTTAGGGACAGTTTCTCCTCTGTTTCAGCATAAGCTTGCTACATTAGCTTCCTGAGATATTGTCAGTGTGAGGAAGAGGGAATGGTTCCACCACCCCCCAACTTAGGGGAGGCACTGGCTTGAAGACCCTGTAATATCCAAGCCCCTCCCACTGTGGGATCTATCTCCATAGGACCTCTGACCTCCcatgcttccacccaggtcctggcctggctctgggggggaaTCAGACATGCATATCTTTGATTCCAATGTGACAAGTGCCTGCTGGTGGATTTCCTCAGGAGATGGAACTGGGCTCCCTGAGCATGAGGACTACATGGACCCACTGCACAAGGAGCCCTCCAAGATTGTGACTGCCTGCTCCCTGACCCCAGGTGATGCCCTAGAGAACCAGATGCCCTATTAAATAACACTTGCACTGGATCCCAGACCAGCTGAGTCAGCCCCAGCTAGGCAGGAGATAGAGGAGTGGACACATTTCCTCGAATAACAGGTGCTATATTATAGCAAGGAGAGGTGCTCTTCTGTTCTTATGAAGAAAACAGTTTGCACATTAGATatctaaaaggttttttttctgagtAGCAAAGGGAAAGCATTTCAGTGACTAATGCTTCACGCCGAAAAGAAGACCCTCCATTACTCAGTATAAGGCATTACTTCTTAGGCATGGCTTCTAAGGTCATTCATCAGTCAGATCTATAATGCATCATACATATTCATTCCAGTGCATTCTGAGAAGAGTGATGTTAATTTTGGTTTCCCTTGACCTGTTTTCCATCTTCATTTGGCTGTACTCTTTGATAaggttccattaaaaaaaaaataacccacacATTGTCTTCTTTGTTTGCTAATTTGGAGCCAGTCAATTAATGATTGAGTATCCCTGCAAGCACTGAGATACCTGCTGAATTATGAGCACAGGAATTGTCCCCCTTGATGTGACCTGCTCCTGGAGGAAAGCTCACCATGTCCGAGACTGGAGCTTCTGGGTTCAATAACACAAGAAAGAAGAGGTAATAGGAGGACTGgggtttttccattaaaaaaataatcatttacTCTCCCAATTTATTTGATCAAAGCAAAAGCTTATAATCAGTTGGATGTAGAACAGCAACATGTAatcagaaaatgaaataaatgaaagaGACCTTAGCCATTGAACCCCcactccaaaaaagaaaaagaaaaaactttaaaaaagaacaattaaaacaaggctgtgcaaaatttcactggctgttttattttgacactgtttctactcattttgagcttgaaacagcaaaattgaaatgaaatgaaaggctctgaaacagccttgaaatgaaacaaggacagtcaaaacgtttcaaaagttttgaaacattttgagtttcaaagctgggcttgcttggaGCTAAAGAGAAAATAAGGAGAGGGtaggggaagagtgggggaaggacttctcatattgactgtgtagctggccagtgaccgtgatccttccctgaggtccctgccaatcccagtgctctgggggagggatggaaaaacagcataaaaagcattgtttgaactgagctttctctgtgccttcatgcttacaagtgacacaagttttgctctgaacagtttgaattgcagtttcccagaaacacctgcacctatctcattgaaacctagcaggcttcatggcctcagcaggggctaccatccctgcagtttcaccccgctgtgctttaacacatacacagtcacacatgccacgtgttttgcttgtcagcagcctggggtgcagtttcccagaaatccctgaacctatctccttgaaacttgctaggcttcatgccctcagaaggggccaccatctgtgcagttttcactccctgcccccccaccatgccttAACCCATACACATGCGTTTTGCTTTTAAGACTTTCAGATGTAgattcccagaaacccttgcatctatcttcttgaaacttggtagccTTCATggactcagaaggggctatcatttctgcacatttcatccaaatcaggaaagagattacaaagttataggcagttttgtgcttccccattatagcct
This genomic window from Alligator mississippiensis isolate rAllMis1 chromosome 2, rAllMis1, whole genome shotgun sequence contains:
- the LOC109285286 gene encoding uncharacterized protein LOC109285286, which gives rise to MDITGYKLLRKGIDCNETQCNGIDATGFILGPTLFNILISDLDEGVKNTLFKFLDDTKMWGEVSMLVERDRLQLDLDRLQRWVDENRMGFNSDKCKVLHLGRKNQQQTYRLGNSPLISTEAEKDLGAIIDAKMNMGRQCEDPVSKAYRTLSCIYRYNMSRSKEVFLPLYASLVRPQLEYCVQFWVPHFRRDVDSIERVQRRATCMIRGQQGRPYKGRLRDLNLLSLHKRRLKGDLVAIYKLTKEDQQGTGETLFPRALPGVTRNNGHKLTESRFRLDIRRRYFTVRAARIWNQLPREVVLTSTLGVFKRRLDNHLAGVV